In Kwoniella newhampshirensis strain CBS 13917 chromosome 4, whole genome shotgun sequence, one DNA window encodes the following:
- a CDS encoding ATP-dependent RNA helicase FAL1, whose translation MSATIVEALNLKEDLLRGIYAYNFEKPSAIQQRAIIPIMRGRDVIAQAQSGTGKTATFSISMLQSIDTNLRETQALVLSPTRELAVQIQTVVLALGDYMNVSCHACIGGTSVGEDIRKLEAGQQVVSGTPGRVFDMIRRRNLRTKDIKSDELLNKGFKDQIYDIYRYLPPATQVVVVSATLPHDVLEMTTKFMTDPIRILVKRDELTLEGIKQFFVAVEKEDWKFDTLCDLYDTLTITQAVIFCNTRRKVDWLTEKMREANFTVSSMHGEMVQKERDAIMAEFRGGQSRVLITTDVWARGIDVQQVSLVINYDLPSSRENYLHRIGRSGRFGRKGVAINFVTVEDVRILRDIEQYYSTQIDEMPMNVTELT comes from the exons ATGTCTGCCACAATAGTCGAGGCTCTTAACCTCAAAGAAGATCTTCTCAGAGGTATCTACGCGTACAACTTCGAGAAACCTTCTGCTATCCAACAGCGTGCCATCATCCCCATTATGCGAGGTCGGGATGTTATCGCTCAAGCTCAGTCCGGTACCGGTAAAACTGCAActttctccatctcgatgCTGCAGTCTATCGACACCAACCTCCGAGAGACTCAGGCTTTGGTCCTTTCTCCTACTCGAGAGTTGGCCGTCCAGATCCAGACTGTAGTGTTGGCATTGGGCGACTACATGAACGTGTCTTGTCACGCATGTATCGGTGGAACCAGCGTTGGCGAGGATATCCGAAAGCTTGAAGCCGGTCAACAGGTCGTGTCCGGAACTCCTGGTCGAGTGTTCGACATGATCCGTCGACGAAACCTTCGAACCAAGGACATTAAG TCCGATGAGTTGCTCAACAAGGGTTTCAAGGACCAAATCTATGACATCTACCGATACCTTCCCCCAGCTACTCAAGTCGTTGTCGTTTCCGCTACCCTTCCTCACGATGTCCTTGAGATGACTACAAAGTTTATGACCGACCCCATCAGGATTCTCGTTAAGCGAGATGAATTGACCCTTGAAGGGATCAAGCAGTTCTTTGTGgctgtcgagaaggaggactgGAAGTTCGACACGCTGTGTGATCTGTACGACAC CCTTACTATTACGCAGGCCGTGATTTTCTGTAACACCCGACGCAAGGTCGACTGGTTGACCGAGAAAATGCGAGAGGCGAACTTCACTGTTAGCAGTATGCACGGTGAGATGGTCCAGAAGGAGCGAGACGCAATCATGGCGGAGTTCCGAGGCGGCCAAAGTCGTGTTTTGATCACCACCGATGTCTGGGCCAGAGGTATCGACGTTCAGCAAGTCTCCCTGGTTATCAACTACGATTTGCCCTCTTCTCGTGAAAATTATCTGCACAGAATAGGTCGAAGTGGTCGATTTGGCCGAAAGGGTG TTGCCATCAACTTCGTCACTGTCGAGGACGTTAGAATTCTGCGGGATATCGAGCAATACTACTCGACTC AAATTGACGAAATGCCCATGAACGTCACCGAGCTCACATAA